A region of the Pseudorasbora parva isolate DD20220531a chromosome 18, ASM2467924v1, whole genome shotgun sequence genome:
GACATGGATACAatctttatttttacaaaacatGCCAGATTCACGCACATCTGTTCAGGTACAGCTTTTAGCGTCACCCGAGTGGACATTTCACTGAAACTGTTGCGATATGTACCAATTGGtgcgtattttgtggtttgcaaaaatgttGCCACAGGTACGTTTTTCCAATGAGACCAGGCTGGATATTGAACATAACTCCAATTCCTATTAACCCCTATTCATTAATTTTGGCTTCAACCAAAGGCAAAAACAATTCAaccaaaaaaaatgtcaaaaccATTGAAAATATTCCATGAAGTAAGGGTTTTTCTAGCACATTGTGCTATTAAATTGCCCAAATAATAAACATTTCTAATGCAACGTGCTCTTCACAGATAGGCCACTACCACGATTGTGCTTTGATTCGAAGACGCTACACATCGCTGGGTGTCCTTGGTCGCATGGTGAATCGGTAAGGCATGCATCCACAACAAGCAATCCTCAACGATCTGAGAATCTCAGGGTTCCTGAAGGCATATATCATAGGGTTAATGATGGAGTGGCAGATGGCTGGAAGAGCCGTGGCGTACGTGTAGATCACTGGGAACCGTGTGTCCGCCACCAGAGAGTACATGGCGAGAGGGAACCAACAAAAAGCGAAAGTGCACAAGATGGTGGTGAGGGTGGAGACCCCTTTCGTAGTGGAAGACGCGTGAGACGCAGCGATAAACTGCCGCTGAACTGCGATTTGCTGAGCATGCCTGAAGGCGATCTTGCAGATCTGAAGGTACAGCTGCAGAATGAGAGCGAATATCAGGAGGAAGGACACTGCGAGAGCGGCGGCGTTGCTTTTATTCACCGGTCGACAGATGCTACAGGTGCTCTCGTCCTCCAGGCAATTCCAGCCCAAAACTGGAAGTGAGCCGAGCATGATGCTGGTGACCCACAAAAGCACGAGCGTGGCGTAGGTGAAAGCCAAAGTGCGCTCGGTGTGGTAAGTCAGGGCGTTGTACAGCGACAGGTAACGGTCCACCGTGATAGCCAGGATGTTGAGCACAGATGCCGAGAAAGCTGTAATTAGGAGCCCCGCTGATAGCAGCGTGACGAATCCTGAATCGACTATATAGGTTACGATGAAATTGAGGATCAGGCCCAGGCCGGCGAGGAGGTCAGCGAAGGCCAGGCTCCCGATGAGGACGAACATGGGCGCTCTCAGAGCCGGCGTGTAGGAGATCAAGGCGATCACCACAGCGTTCTCGCAGGACATGAGCGTGCCCGTCACACACAGCAGCACGTCCCATGGGTTGAGGAGCACCGGCACCGGCACCGGCTCCAGATCCCAGGACGGGACAGGAGACGCGTTTCtgtcctccagcacatcccagtGGAAGAGAGAAGCGTTCTGGAGCAGGTTACTCATCGCTACAGCAGGAGGCCGGATCACTGGAGACCAGACAAGCAGAAGAGTCACGTAAGAAagcaggatggatggatggattggatggatggatggatggatggatggatggatggatggatggatggatggatggatggatggatggatggatggatggatggatggatggatggatggatggatggatggatggatctgactttatatcactcaattctgactttatatctctcaattctgactttatatcactcaattctgactttatatcactcaattctgactttatatcactcaattctgactttatatcacacaattctgactttatatctctcaattctgactatatctctcaattctgactttatatcactcaattctgactttatatctctcaattctgactttatatcactcaattctgactttatatctctcaattctgactttatatctctcaattctgactttatatctctcaattctgactatatctctcaattctgactttatatctctcaattctgactatatctctcaattctgactttatatcactcaattctgactttatatcactcaattctgactttatatctctcaattctgactttatatcacacaattctgactttatatcacacaattctgactttatatctcacaattctgactttatatctcacaattctgactttatatctctcaattctgactttatatctctcaattctgactttatatctcacaattctgactttatatctcacaattctgactttatatcactcaattctgactttatatctctcaattctgactttatatcactcaattctgactttatatctctcaattctgactttatatctcacaattctgactttatatctctcaattctgactttatatctcacaattctgactttatatctctcaattctgactttatatctctcaattctgactttatatctctcaattctgactttatatctctcaattctgactttatatctctcaattctgactttatttcactcaattctgactttatttcactcaattctgactttatatctctcaattctgactttctatcactcaattctgactttatatcactcaattctgactttatatctctcaattctgactttatatctcacaattctgactttatatctctcaattctgactttatatctcacaattctgactttatatcactcaattctgactttatatcactcaattctgactttatatcactcaattctgactttatatctctcaattctgactttatatctcacaattctgactttatatctcacaattctgactttatatctctcaattctgactttatatcactcaattctgactttatatcactcaattctgactttatatctctcaattctgactttatatctcacaattctgactttatatcactcaattctgactttctatcactcaattctgactttatatcactcaattctgactttatatctctcaattctgactttatatcactcaattctgactttatatctctcaattctgactttatatctcacaattctgactttatatctcacaattctgactttatatcactcaattctgactttatatcactcaattctgactttatatctctcaattctgactttatatctcacaattctgactttatatctcacaattctgactttatatctctcaattctgactttatatctcacaattctgactttatatctcacaattctgactttatatctcacaattctgactttatatcactcaattctgactttatatctcacaattctgactttatatctcacaattctgactttatatctctcaattctgactttatatctcacaattctgactttatatcactcaattctgactttatatcactcaattctgactttatatctctcaattctgactttatatctcacaattctgactttatatcactcaattctgactttatatcactcaattctgactttatatctcacaattctggctttatatctcacaattctgactttatatctcacaattctgattttatatctctcaattcttactttatatctctcaattctgactttatatctcacaattctgactttatatctcacaattctgactttatatctcacaattctgactttatatctctcaattctgactttatatctcacaattctgactttatatctcacaattctgactttatatctctcaattctgactttatatctctcaattctgactttatatctcacaattctgactttatatctcacaattctgactttatatctctcaattctgactttatatctcacaattctgactttatatctctcaattctgactttatatcactcaattctgactttatatctcacaattctgactttatatctctcaattctgactttatatctcacaattctgactttatatctctcaattctgactttatatctcacagttctgactttatatctcacaattctgactttatatctcacaattctgactttatatctctcaattctgactttatatctcacaattctgactttatatctcacaattctgactttatatctctcaattctgactttatatctcacagttctgactttatatctcacaattctgactttatatctcacaattctgactttatatctctcaattctgactttatatctcacaattc
Encoded here:
- the gpr185a gene encoding G-protein coupled receptor 12: MSNLLQNASLFHWDVLEDRNASPVPSWDLEPVPVPVLLNPWDVLLCVTGTLMSCENAVVIALISYTPALRAPMFVLIGSLAFADLLAGLGLILNFIVTYIVDSGFVTLLSAGLLITAFSASVLNILAITVDRYLSLYNALTYHTERTLAFTYATLVLLWVTSIMLGSLPVLGWNCLEDESTCSICRPVNKSNAAALAVSFLLIFALILQLYLQICKIAFRHAQQIAVQRQFIAASHASSTTKGVSTLTTILCTFAFCWFPLAMYSLVADTRFPVIYTYATALPAICHSIINPMIYAFRNPEILRSLRIACCGCMPYRFTMRPRTPSDV